The following proteins are encoded in a genomic region of Arachis ipaensis cultivar K30076 chromosome B02, Araip1.1, whole genome shotgun sequence:
- the LOC107626407 gene encoding uncharacterized protein LOC107626407, with the protein MAQKKNKHFLHELLSEDQEPFLLNNYISDKQNQLTIHFSKQKPGTLKTSTLFPIHHLCKNALCFNYSSTAPPTTTPDITKSPLFRISQRSSTKSPCSARASSPNAMFLHVPARTASILLEAALRIQKHSNSRNTNGFGFFGSFFRRFTHRGRRNKRQIQSNDNNVKRKKKVKDILKFELDLGRRTTTKEEEENKKKENVMVDASGVGFRCSCSEEGVCSSSSVHDDDDNDLFCESPFRFVLQRSPSATSSSGRRTPEFSSPASSPNRHRTEDKEHNNNNGDDSINKFQSGKQEEEEEEKEQCSPVSVLDPPFEDDDDVHESNDDDEEGFDLDCSYANVQRTKQQLLYRLSRFEKLAELDPLELEQRMLDQENNQYGTYINEDSCGDGDSELSHEEKELREIVYAIVNQSSRWRVPEDLKRLVYDLIMEEEIAEFDCPRDKEMVIERVCKRLELWKEVESNTIDMMIDEDFSREESGWKKNSQQVRDLAGELELAIFALLMEEFSEELVY; encoded by the exons CAAGAGCCATTCCTCCTCAACAATTACATCTCAGACAAGCAAAACCAGCTCACAATTCATTTTTCTAAGCAAAAACCAGGAACCCTAAAAACCTCAACTTTATTCCCAATTCATCACCTCTGCAAGAACGCTCTCTGCTTCAATTACTCTTCCACAGCACCACCAACAACCACACCTGATATCACCAAATCCCCGCTATTCAGAATCTCGCAACGGAGTAGTACTAAGAGTCCGTGCAGTGCACGTGCTTCTTCCCCCAACGCAATGTTCCTTCATGTTCCTGCAAGAACAGCTTCCATTCTTCTAGAAGCTGCGCTTCGGATTCAGAAGCACTCCAATTCCAGAAACACCAATGGATTTGGCTTCTTCGGTTCCTTCTTTAGGAGATTCACGCACAGGGGAAGAAGGAACAAGAGGCAAATTCAGAGTAATGATAACAatgtgaagaggaagaagaaggtgaaGGATATCTTGAAATTCGAGCTAGATTTgggaagaagaacaacaacaaaggaagaagaagagaacaaGAAGAAGGAGAATGTTATGGTGGACGCTAGTGGTGTGGGGTTCAGGTGTTCCTGCAGTGAAGAAGGGGTGTGTTCTTCGAGTAGtgttcatgatgatgatgataatgacttATTCTGTGAAAGCCCTTTCCGTTTTGTTCTTCAACGGAGTCCTTCCGCCACCTCCTCCTCCGGCCGCCGTACGCCGGAGTTCTCCTCGCCGGCATCGTCTCCAAATCGCCACAGAACAGAG GACAaagaacataataataataatggagatgATAGCATCAACAAATTCCAATCAGggaagcaagaagaagaagaagaagaaaaagaacaatgTAGTCCTGTATCAGTTTTAGACCCACcatttgaggatgatgatgatgttcatgaaagcaatgatgatgatgaggaaggtttTGATTTGGATTGTAGCTACGCCAATGTACAGA GAACAAAGCAACAACTATTATACCGGCTAAGTAGATTTGAGAAATTGGCTGAGTTAGATCCATTGGAACTTGAGCAAAGAATGTTAGATCAAGAAAACAACCAGTATGGAACATATATCAACGAGGATAGTTGCGGAGACGGCGATAGCGAATTGTCACATGAAGAAAAGGAATTGAGAGAAATAGTGTATGCAATCGTCAACCAATCAAGCAGATGGCGAGTTCCGGAGGATCTCAAGAGACTAGTTTATGATCTCATTATGGAGGAAGAGATTGCGGAATTTGATTGCCCAAGAGATAAGGAGATGGTGATAGAAAGGGTTTGTAAGAGGTTGGAACTATGGAAGGAAGTGGAGTCCAACACCATTGATATGATGATAGATGAGGACTTCTCAAGAGAGGAAAGTGGGTGGAAGAAAAATTCACAACAGGTAAGAGACTTGGCTGGAGAACTTGAGCTTGCTATCTTTGCCCTTTTAATGGAGGAATTTTCAGAGGAACTAGTGTA TTGA